Proteins from one Panicum virgatum strain AP13 chromosome 7K, P.virgatum_v5, whole genome shotgun sequence genomic window:
- the LOC120642175 gene encoding uncharacterized protein LOC120642175 codes for MADLAAAPSPPPTPVLPVLFVDGDRTVDLGTVTVQPSLGVKKLQALVADRVGVAPHQISATLARPRRARRVPLEEGADLAAAVAREGSGCYVLASLRRARRERRGGRARRDKHKASAADAAPPPEKTILKRLPPTDLASLVPPAAMFGGWDYEAQLRELQRQRDWYLMSTAAAADPYLLPLEDPPMWSPRPPCPECEAAAAAMLQPPFHWCVRDAVVTAGFRSHVGPIERPARKSPSPPPPPPSPGRLPGLLGMPVY; via the coding sequence ATggcggacctcgccgccgcgccctcgccccCTCCCACTCCCGTCCTGCCGGTGCTCTTCGTCGACGGCGACCGCACCGTCGACCTCGGCACCGTCACCGTGCAGCCGTCGCTCGGCGTCAAGAAGCTGCAGGCCCTCGTGGCCGACCGCGTCGGCGTCGCGCCGCACCAGATCTCGGCCACGCTCGCGCGCCcacggcgcgcgcgccgcgtgCCCCTCGAGGAGGGcgcggacctcgccgccgccgtcgcgcgcgaGGGCTCCGGCTGCTACGTCCTCGcctccctccgccgcgcgcgccgcgagcgccggggcggccgcgcccgccgcgacaAGCACAAGGCCTCCGCCGCGGACGCCGCTCCCCCGCCCGAGAAGACCATCCTCAAGCGCCTCCCGCCCACGGATCTGGCGTCCCTGGTGCCCCCCGCCGCCATGTTCGGCGGCTGGGACTACGAGGCGCAGCTGCGGGAGCTGCAGCGGCAGCGCGACTGGTACCTCATGagcaccgccgcggcggcggatccgtaCCTCCTCCCGCTGGAGGACCCGCCCATGTGgtccccgcggccgccgtgccccgagtgcgaggcggcggccgcggccatgCTCCAGCCGCCCTTCCACTGGTGCGTGCGCGACGCCGTGGTCACCGCCGGGTTCCGCTCGCACGTGGGCCCGATCGAGCGCCCGGCGAGGAAgtccccctccccgccgcccccgccgccgagccccggaCGCCTGCCGGGGCTCCTCGGCATGCCCGTCTACTGA
- the LOC120642176 gene encoding nudix hydrolase 26, chloroplastic-like has product MVVAAASARCCSVVTPILHHSRPAAASASALRLPRRITRPPLSCSTSASPLVTVASMDAPPQGYRTNVGICLANPSLTKIFSASRIDIPSAWQMPQGGIDAGEEPRAAAIRELREETGVTSAEIVAEAPNWLTYDFPPDVREKLNARWGTDWKGQAQKWFLFRFTGNDDEINLNGDGSEKPEFAEWTWMTPQEVIEKAVEFKKPVYEEALKHFAPYLQSDPASSS; this is encoded by the exons ATGGTGGTGGCCGCCGCATCTGCTCGCTGCTGCTCGGTTGTGACTCCCATCCTTCACCacagccgccccgccgccgcctccgcctccgcgctcCGCCTCCCACGACGAATCACCAGGCCGCCACTCTCCTGCtcgacctccgcctcgccgctcgtcACCGTCGCATCCATGGACGCGCCGCCGCAGGGCTACCGCACCAACGTCGGCATCTGCCTCGCCAACCCCTCCCTCACCAAG ATTTTCTCGGCTTCTAGGATTGACATTCCTAGCGCGTGGCAGATGCCTCAG GGTGGTATAGATGCAGGGGAAGAACCCAGAGCGGCTGCTATTAGGGAATTGAGAGAAGAGACTGGCGTCACATCTGCAGAGATCGTGGCTGAG GCTCCTAACTGGTTAACATATGATTTCCCGCcggatgtgagagaaaaactgAATGCTAGGTGGGGAACAGATTGGAAAGGCCAGGCTCAAAAATG GTTTTTATTTAGATTTACTGGAAATGATGATGAGATTAACCTTAATGGTGATGGATCTGAGAAGCCAGAATTTGCTGAATGGACATGGATGACACCCCAGGAAGTTATTGAAAAG GCAGTCGAGTTCAAAAAACCTGTATATGAGGAAGCACTGAAACACTTTGCCCCCTATCTACAGTCAGATCCAGCCTCTTCGTCGTAA